One window from the genome of Eriocheir sinensis breed Jianghai 21 chromosome 15, ASM2467909v1, whole genome shotgun sequence encodes:
- the LOC126998844 gene encoding uncharacterized protein LOC126998844 isoform X2, translated as MQIHLSSPLGTSGNTNPHLKPQYLLVKMVRHSWLVVLGSATIVIIISYFDVLKDVIVVRSESPARESSPKTLVGEPVSRCHIPGLASMDQYRAYLHKTETTCSDMVYAYDPTMGKKDHQRSPNVTFFATGIGNYQGTKKVGMGNKWSEQKVDRFENLVSAVGEEGREIDYVKLDVELSEIDFLQDILFNSPHVLAKIKQIAMEVHDGADKGLGQTTTHQVFWPYFMLMRCMGFKLISSRNAGAWREVVWARDF; from the exons ATGCAGATACACCTGAGCTCTCCACTCGGCACCTCTGGGAACACCAACCCTCACCTGAAGCCACAGTATTTATT ggtCAAGATGGTGAGACACTCGTGGCTAGTGGTGCTGGGAAGCGCGACAATTGTAATCATTATATCATACTTCGACGT ACTTAAGGACGTCATCGTGGTGAGATCAG AGTCGCCAGCCAGAGAGTCGTCGCCCAAGACACTGGTCGGGGAGCCCGTCTCGCGGTGCCACATTCCCGGCCTGGCAAGCATGGACCAGTACCGGGCATACCTCCACAAGACGGAGACCACCTGCAGCGACATG GTGTACGCCTACGACCCCACCATGGGAAAGAAGGACCACCAACGCTCCCCCAACGTCACGTTCTTCGCTACGGGCATCGGCAACTATCAGGGCACCAAGAAGGTCGGGATGGGCAATAAATGGAGTGAGCAAAAG GTGGATCGCTTCGAGAACTTGGTGTCGGCGGTGGGCGAGGAGGGACGAGAGATAGACTACGTAAAGCTGGACGTGGAGCTTTCCGAGATCGACTTCCTGCAGGACATATTGTTCAATTCGCCGCACGTCCTCGCCAAGATCAAGCAGATTGCTATGGAGGTTCATGACGGGGCTGATAAAG GTCTTGGCCAGACGACCACTCATCAGGTGTTCTGGCCGTACTTTATGCTCATGAGGTGTATGGGTTTCAAGCTGATCAGCAGTCGGAACGCAGGAGCCTGGAGGGAGGTGGTGTGGGCGAGGGATTTCTGA
- the LOC126998844 gene encoding uncharacterized protein LOC126998844 isoform X1: MQIHLSSPLGTSGNTNPHLKPQYLLVKMVRHSWLVVLGSATIVIIISYFDVLKDVIVVRSESPARESSPKTLVGEPVSRCHIPGLASMDQYRAYLHKTETTCSDMRQFGGKPPAPGDGKKLVCMDSRFNIKPGNCLVFSFGVNNEWSFEDEFDKFGCKVYAYDPTMGKKDHQRSPNVTFFATGIGNYQGTKKVGMGNKWSEQKVDRFENLVSAVGEEGREIDYVKLDVELSEIDFLQDILFNSPHVLAKIKQIAMEVHDGADKGLGQTTTHQVFWPYFMLMRCMGFKLISSRNAGAWREVVWARDF, from the exons ATGCAGATACACCTGAGCTCTCCACTCGGCACCTCTGGGAACACCAACCCTCACCTGAAGCCACAGTATTTATT ggtCAAGATGGTGAGACACTCGTGGCTAGTGGTGCTGGGAAGCGCGACAATTGTAATCATTATATCATACTTCGACGT ACTTAAGGACGTCATCGTGGTGAGATCAG AGTCGCCAGCCAGAGAGTCGTCGCCCAAGACACTGGTCGGGGAGCCCGTCTCGCGGTGCCACATTCCCGGCCTGGCAAGCATGGACCAGTACCGGGCATACCTCCACAAGACGGAGACCACCTGCAGCGACATG CGTCAATTCGGAGGGAAGCCTCCGGCACCTGGTGACGGCAAGAAACTGGTGTGTATGGACAGCAGGTTCAACATCAAGCCCGGGAACTGCCTTGTCTTCTCATTCGGCGTCAACAACGAGTGGTCCTTCGAGGATGAGTTCGATAAGTTCGGATGTAAA GTGTACGCCTACGACCCCACCATGGGAAAGAAGGACCACCAACGCTCCCCCAACGTCACGTTCTTCGCTACGGGCATCGGCAACTATCAGGGCACCAAGAAGGTCGGGATGGGCAATAAATGGAGTGAGCAAAAG GTGGATCGCTTCGAGAACTTGGTGTCGGCGGTGGGCGAGGAGGGACGAGAGATAGACTACGTAAAGCTGGACGTGGAGCTTTCCGAGATCGACTTCCTGCAGGACATATTGTTCAATTCGCCGCACGTCCTCGCCAAGATCAAGCAGATTGCTATGGAGGTTCATGACGGGGCTGATAAAG GTCTTGGCCAGACGACCACTCATCAGGTGTTCTGGCCGTACTTTATGCTCATGAGGTGTATGGGTTTCAAGCTGATCAGCAGTCGGAACGCAGGAGCCTGGAGGGAGGTGGTGTGGGCGAGGGATTTCTGA